A segment of the Nitrosopumilus sp. genome:
TCGTAGAAACGAAAAAGATGTCGTAAATCTATACAACACGCTCTCGCCAGTCATGCAGTTAGCTACGGGCGGTTCTATGCTAAATTTTGGATACTGGTCTTCAAAAAATACGGATCCCATGTCTGCACAGGATGATTTATGCATGATTTTTGCAAGCATGGCAGAACTGACATCCAGTAAGCATGCAGTTGACGTCGGCAGCGGTCTGTCTGCACCATCTAAATTGTGGAGAGACACATTTCCAGATCTTCGTCTGTATGACGTAAACATAAATTTTAAGCAGTTATCTTTTTCAGGCAGTCAAAGAAACATCGAATTCGTTAATTCTACATCTGCAAAACTACCTTTTGCAGACAATGCAGTTGATCGTGTCTTGGCGTTAGAATCCGCCCAACATTTCAAACCATTGAAAAATTTTATTCTAGAATCAAAGAGAATTTTAACTAGTTCAGGATTACTAGTCATGGCAATACCCGTAATTACAGAAAACTCATCTCTTGGAAAAATGGATCTTTTAAAATTTACATGGTCTTCAGAGCACTACAATGTGGCCTATTTGAAAAAATTAATCATGTCTTGCGGGTTTTCAATTTCAGATGAAAAACTGATTGGATCAAACGTGTATGAGCCTCTTGCGGACTATTATGTGAATAATAGAAGTACTTTGAAAAAATCCATTTTAGAACATTATCCTCAGTATGTTGAAAAAGTTCTTTTCAAATCGCTACAAAAAATGAAAAAAGCATCAGAAGAAAAAATCATTGAATACATACTGCTAAAATGCCATCCATCTTAAAATATCGTCAAATTTTAGGCTAGGTTTTTATTTTTGATGTGCTAAGACAAGTTATCATGGGGGAGAACAACAACATAGCGAGTCATTTTGGTGAAAAATGCTCCAAGTTACTTGAAGAACCAGAAATTCGTTTTTCAGGCATTGTTGACAAGGATGGCAATCTAGTTACAGGTGGTTTTAAGGAAGGCCTAACTCCGTATGAGGGCGACGAGACCAAACTGCAGTCTTTTTTCGATTTTGTTTCAAAAGCGTCAATTCGAAAAGAATTTGACGAAAGCTTGGGGC
Coding sequences within it:
- a CDS encoding methyltransferase domain-containing protein; amino-acid sequence: MEFFLWTFRRNEKDVVNLYNTLSPVMQLATGGSMLNFGYWSSKNTDPMSAQDDLCMIFASMAELTSSKHAVDVGSGLSAPSKLWRDTFPDLRLYDVNINFKQLSFSGSQRNIEFVNSTSAKLPFADNAVDRVLALESAQHFKPLKNFILESKRILTSSGLLVMAIPVITENSSLGKMDLLKFTWSSEHYNVAYLKKLIMSCGFSISDEKLIGSNVYEPLADYYVNNRSTLKKSILEHYPQYVEKVLFKSLQKMKKASEEKIIEYILLKCHPS